The Siansivirga zeaxanthinifaciens CC-SAMT-1 region AATTATAAGTCCGTCACCACGATAAGAATATAAGAAATTCTGGGTATTGTCTTTAAATTTAACCACACTTCCAATAGGTAAATTAATAAAAACAATCACTTGCTGGTCGCTAAACTTATGCTCGGTGTTTGTAGATAGGTAAGTATCCAGTAAAAGCTCGTTGTCGCTAAAAGTATAGTTGTAACTTATGTTTTTAGCACGATGTATGGCGGTATCATAATCTTTTCCATCGGCACTTTTTTCAATTTTTAAAAAAGCTAACGAATCGGTTGTATTATTTACAACAATTCTAACATCTCTTCTTATAATTACTTTTTCTCCATTGGCGTTTGTAACAACCTTAAACGAGTTGCTTCGAGAAAAAGATTCTCTAAAAAAGTTATTATCTGCCATTTTAATGGTCAAGGTATCGTTTGCCTTAATATTTAACACATGTTTTTCAATTACAGGCTCGTTAAAGGCGTGTTCGCTGGCTTGTCTAATACCAATAACTATTAACCCAATAACCGAAATAAACCAAATGCCTGTTAATGTAAGTTTTGCAATTTTTCCAATCGATTTTAAATTGTTAATTAATATTTTTAAACCCAAATAAAATAAGAAGAAAAACGGAATTCCAACAGCAAAAAGCACTAGTAAAGATATCAGCCAAACCGGCGTACTACCGGCATTTACAATATCTACAAGATCTAATCCTGGAATATGTACAATATCCGACACACCTAAAGAAAACAGACCTATAATAAGTGCAATAAGTGTGCAGGCACCTACAAAAACCAATATAAGTCCAATAAATTTTGCAAATATTTTTACAAAAAACATAATAATATCTGCAATTGTGTCAAAAAAAGTTTTGGACGACGATTTAATCGAGTTCGTTGGTTTTTTTAAATCGACATTCTTAGCCGCGTTCGATACATTTTTGGCAGCGCCAGAAAGCGAATCGCCTACATTTTTAGCCACATCACTCACCGTACCCGAAACCGAATCGAAGCCATCTTTAATTTTCTTTTCAATATTACTTATGTTCACGGGTTCGCCAGTCATCATAATTTTTTCGGCTGTGGTTTTGGCTTCAGGCACTAAAATCCAAAGTAAAATATAAAGTAAAAAGCCGGTTCCAAATCCAAATATTAATATCACCCAAAGTAACCGAATCCAAATTACTTCAACACCAAAGTAATGCGCTAAACCAGACGAAACCCCACCTATATAAGAGTTCTCGGTGTCTCTAAACAGTTTTTTAGTAGTTTCCGATTTTCTTTGGTAATTGCTTTTAGGTTCGTCTTCAAAAATTTCGTCATCAACTAAGTAATCTTCCGGTTGTCCCATTATAGAAATAACCTCGTCAACCTCTTTATTACCAATTACTTGTCTTTCATTTTTAAGGCGTTCGCTAAAAAGTTCAGCAATACGAGCTTCAATATCTGCAATAATCTCAGAACGACCTTGAGAGTCTGTAAATGAATGTTTTATAGCCTCAAGATAGCGTTGTAATTTTAAGTAAGCATCCTCATCAATGTGAAAGATGTACCTGCTAAATTTATATTGACTGTTTTATTCATTGTTTCTGGTTTTTGGGTTGGTTACTATGTTTACAGCGTCTTGTAATTCGTTCCAAGTGCTGTCTAATTCTGTTAAAAATAATTTTCCTGTTTCGGTTAAACCGTAATATTTTCTTGGCGGTCCCGATGTCGACTCTTCCCATCTGTAATTTAAGAGTCCGGCGTTTTTTAGTCTTGTTAGTAGCGGGTAAATGGTGCCTTCTACCACAAGCAATTTTGCGTTCTTCAGGGTGTCTAGAATTTCGGCTACATAGGCATCGTCGTCTTTCAACACCGATAAAATGCAGTATTCCAAAACACCTTTACGCATCTGAGCTTTTGTGTTTTCAATTTTCATAAGGCTTTTTAAATTTTAAACTGTTCGTTTTTTGATTGATTGATTGATTGATTGATGAAATTTATTTTTTTGGGCGTTACCACAAGGGTCGGGCTTTACGTTACAAGTCCGCGCTCGTACCTCGCTGTGGGCTTTTCACTGCAATCCCTAACGCGGTGCCATGTGCTAACTATGGGCAGTCTCACTAAAGTCATGTTATTTTAAAAAATTAATAGTAAACGGATAGTTATAAGGCTCACCATCACGAGCTTTTAAACTGGCAACAATAATTAAAATAAGTTCAATTATAAATCCAATAACCGCTAAAACACCCAAACCACCACCAATATAA contains the following coding sequences:
- a CDS encoding PadR family transcriptional regulator — translated: MKIENTKAQMRKGVLEYCILSVLKDDDAYVAEILDTLKNAKLLVVEGTIYPLLTRLKNAGLLNYRWEESTSGPPRKYYGLTETGKLFLTELDSTWNELQDAVNIVTNPKTRNNE
- a CDS encoding PspC domain-containing protein, which codes for MGQPEDYLVDDEIFEDEPKSNYQRKSETTKKLFRDTENSYIGGVSSGLAHYFGVEVIWIRLLWVILIFGFGTGFLLYILLWILVPEAKTTAEKIMMTGEPVNISNIEKKIKDGFDSVSGTVSDVAKNVGDSLSGAAKNVSNAAKNVDLKKPTNSIKSSSKTFFDTIADIIMFFVKIFAKFIGLILVFVGACTLIALIIGLFSLGVSDIVHIPGLDLVDIVNAGSTPVWLISLLVLFAVGIPFFFLFYLGLKILINNLKSIGKIAKLTLTGIWFISVIGLIVIGIRQASEHAFNEPVIEKHVLNIKANDTLTIKMADNNFFRESFSRSNSFKVVTNANGEKVIIRRDVRIVVNNTTDSLAFLKIEKSADGKDYDTAIHRAKNISYNYTFSDNELLLDTYLSTNTEHKFSDQQVIVFINLPIGSVVKFKDNTQNFLYSYRGDGLIISKNQVNHFINIGEDGIICNDCEADDDEKESFELNINTPKIKINEDGIEINSEESTIKIDENGIKATSEDVNVNIGSKGINIDSEPNLFHVARFDKDPEVRKLAVSKMTSEPNLFHVASHYKDPEVRKLAVTKMTSKTNLSHVSKFDKDSEVRKLAIKRLAE